The Terriglobus tenax genome contains a region encoding:
- the poxB gene encoding ubiquinone-dependent pyruvate dehydrogenase, which produces MAQVAEILVQTLVKAGVTRVWGVAGDSLNGITNTIRTTDGIDWMHVRHEETAAFAAGAEAHLTNTLAVCAGSCGPGNLHLINGLYDCHRNRVPVLAIAAQIPSQEVGTGYFQETNPEHLFKECSHYVQLVSQPEQMPGVLAIAMRTAIAKRGVAVIVLSGDIALRECPSPAISLGILESKPVVLPSSGELTQAAAILNSGKQVAILGGAGCAGAHPELIAVAERLKAPIIHAMRGKEFIEYDNPYDVGMTGLLGFSSGYHAMKNCDVLLMLGTDFPYRQFYPQDAHIVQVDLRGEQIGRRAEITLGLVGTVKDTLEKLLPLLEEKSDTTYLDKCRTHYAEARKDLDDLAVGTPGKRPIHPQYVAKVVDQLAAEDAIFTCDVGTPTIWAARYLRMNGKRRLLGSLLHGSMANALPQALGAQAAYPGRQIITLSGDGGLAMMLGDILTLRQHNLPVKMIVFNNSSLGFVELEMKAAGIVDYATELVNPNFADLAATTGVLGIRVESPEELEPALQRALAHDGPALLDVIVNRQELSMPPTISAEQAMGFSLYMLKAVMSGRGDEVIDLARTNLFR; this is translated from the coding sequence ATGGCGCAAGTCGCAGAGATTCTGGTGCAGACACTGGTCAAGGCCGGTGTGACGCGGGTTTGGGGTGTCGCGGGTGACTCACTGAACGGGATTACAAACACCATTCGCACGACCGATGGCATCGATTGGATGCATGTCCGGCATGAAGAGACAGCAGCCTTTGCCGCCGGTGCAGAAGCCCACCTGACCAACACCCTGGCCGTATGTGCCGGAAGCTGCGGGCCTGGCAACCTGCATCTGATCAACGGCTTGTACGACTGTCATCGCAATCGTGTTCCCGTACTTGCCATCGCGGCGCAGATCCCCAGTCAGGAAGTTGGCACGGGGTACTTTCAGGAAACCAATCCCGAACACCTGTTCAAAGAGTGCAGCCACTATGTGCAGCTCGTCTCTCAGCCGGAACAGATGCCGGGCGTGCTGGCCATCGCCATGCGGACAGCCATTGCGAAGCGAGGTGTTGCGGTCATCGTTCTTTCCGGCGATATCGCATTGCGGGAATGCCCTTCCCCTGCGATTTCCCTGGGAATTCTGGAATCGAAGCCAGTCGTTCTTCCCTCTTCCGGAGAACTGACACAGGCAGCCGCCATTTTGAACAGCGGCAAACAGGTCGCCATCCTTGGCGGCGCAGGCTGTGCGGGCGCCCATCCAGAACTAATCGCCGTTGCAGAGCGGCTAAAGGCTCCCATCATCCATGCCATGCGCGGCAAGGAATTCATCGAGTATGACAATCCTTATGACGTTGGCATGACCGGGCTGCTTGGCTTCTCCTCCGGGTACCACGCCATGAAGAATTGCGATGTCCTGCTGATGCTCGGCACGGACTTCCCCTATCGGCAGTTTTATCCGCAGGATGCACACATCGTGCAGGTTGACCTGCGTGGCGAGCAGATTGGCCGCCGCGCGGAGATAACGCTTGGCCTGGTGGGCACCGTAAAAGACACACTGGAAAAGTTATTGCCCCTGCTGGAAGAAAAATCGGATACGACCTATTTGGACAAATGCCGGACTCATTACGCAGAGGCACGCAAGGATCTGGATGACCTTGCCGTGGGTACCCCGGGCAAGCGTCCTATCCATCCGCAGTATGTGGCAAAGGTGGTGGACCAGCTGGCCGCCGAAGATGCCATCTTCACCTGCGATGTAGGTACGCCAACCATCTGGGCGGCGCGCTATCTTCGCATGAATGGCAAGCGTCGCCTTTTGGGATCGCTGCTCCACGGCTCCATGGCAAATGCCTTGCCACAGGCTTTGGGCGCGCAGGCCGCATATCCGGGCCGGCAGATCATCACGCTCTCTGGCGACGGTGGACTGGCAATGATGCTGGGAGACATTCTGACGCTGCGTCAGCACAACCTGCCGGTGAAGATGATCGTCTTCAACAACAGCTCCCTGGGCTTCGTCGAACTGGAGATGAAGGCTGCGGGTATCGTGGACTACGCAACAGAACTGGTTAATCCGAACTTTGCCGACCTGGCTGCAACGACCGGTGTTCTCGGCATTCGCGTGGAGTCACCCGAGGAGCTTGAGCCCGCCCTGCAGCGAGCGCTTGCCCATGATGGGCCGGCCCTGTTGGATGTCATCGTCAACCGGCAGGAACTCTCCATGCCGCCGACCATCTCCGCCGAGCAGGCTATGGGTTTTAGCCTGTATATGCTGAAGGCCGTGATGAGCGGCCGCGGCGACGAGGTCATCGACCTGGCACGCACAAACCTTTTCCGCTAA
- a CDS encoding alpha-L-fucosidase, which yields MHSSVRRLVIGAFTLSTLPAFAQLQGGKIESSNKPHPVASIQDKETAAQRDARMAWWREARFGMFIHWGLYAVPAGEWHGERTSHIGEWIMNDLSIPVTDYKQFANNFNPTGFSAHDIVAIAKSAGMKYIVITAKHHDGFAMFDSKVDPFNIVAATPFKRDPLRELAEECHKAGLRLGFYYSQAQDWTAPGGTAIPRAGHNKETGHWDKQQDGSFDEYLKTKALPQVKELLTNYGGVPDILWYDTPTDKMTPERAAEFVSVMNQYPKLIWNNRLGGGYKGDTETPEQYIPPQGFPGRDWESCMTINDTWGYKSFDTNFKSSETLLRNLIDIASKGGNYLLNVGPDANGKIPAPEIERLQAMGKWLSTNGESIYGAQATLFGPEAGAFAPASGNAKPKFVPTWEWRSTTKANRIYIHLFAWPKGSFHLEKLPRTIGKAYLLGDPSHKALKFTQKGQTLDVTLPSAPLDPIATVLVLESKK from the coding sequence ATGCATTCTTCAGTTCGGCGCCTGGTGATCGGCGCATTCACTCTTTCAACGCTCCCCGCATTTGCACAGCTTCAGGGCGGCAAGATTGAGTCGTCCAACAAGCCTCACCCTGTGGCCTCGATCCAGGATAAGGAGACCGCCGCACAGCGCGATGCGCGGATGGCATGGTGGCGCGAGGCCAGGTTTGGCATGTTCATTCATTGGGGCCTGTATGCCGTTCCTGCGGGAGAGTGGCATGGAGAGCGAACATCCCACATCGGCGAATGGATCATGAACGATCTGTCGATCCCCGTAACGGATTACAAGCAGTTTGCGAACAACTTCAATCCAACCGGATTTTCGGCGCATGACATCGTTGCAATCGCAAAGTCGGCTGGCATGAAGTACATCGTGATTACGGCAAAGCATCACGACGGATTTGCCATGTTCGATTCCAAGGTCGATCCATTCAATATTGTTGCGGCAACGCCGTTCAAACGCGACCCCCTGCGAGAGCTTGCGGAGGAATGCCACAAGGCCGGCTTGAGGCTGGGCTTTTACTATTCACAGGCACAGGACTGGACGGCTCCAGGGGGCACAGCTATACCCCGCGCCGGGCACAACAAAGAGACCGGCCACTGGGATAAGCAGCAGGACGGCAGCTTTGACGAATATCTGAAGACGAAGGCTCTTCCCCAGGTGAAGGAGCTGCTGACGAACTACGGCGGCGTGCCAGACATTCTTTGGTACGACACGCCGACAGACAAGATGACGCCGGAACGGGCGGCCGAGTTTGTGAGCGTGATGAATCAGTATCCGAAGCTGATCTGGAACAACCGTCTGGGCGGTGGCTACAAAGGCGATACTGAGACTCCGGAACAGTACATTCCGCCACAGGGTTTCCCAGGTCGCGACTGGGAGTCGTGCATGACGATCAACGACACCTGGGGCTATAAATCGTTCGACACGAACTTCAAATCGAGCGAAACGTTGCTCCGCAACCTGATCGACATTGCAAGCAAAGGGGGCAATTACCTGCTCAATGTTGGGCCGGACGCGAACGGAAAAATCCCGGCCCCTGAGATCGAACGGCTGCAGGCCATGGGCAAGTGGCTCTCCACAAATGGCGAATCTATTTACGGAGCGCAAGCCACACTGTTTGGCCCCGAGGCGGGCGCGTTCGCACCGGCCAGCGGCAACGCCAAGCCTAAGTTCGTTCCAACGTGGGAGTGGAGATCCACAACCAAGGCAAACCGTATCTACATTCACCTGTTTGCATGGCCTAAGGGAAGCTTCCATCTGGAAAAGCTTCCGCGCACAATTGGCAAAGCTTACCTGCTCGGCGATCCGAGCCACAAAGCGCTGAAGTTCACGCAAAAGGGACAGACTCTGGATGTCACCCTTCCATCAGCACCGTTGGACCCGATCGCAACCGTGCTCGTACTTGAGTCGAAGAAGTAG
- a CDS encoding SGNH/GDSL hydrolase family protein — translation MGRWKSSAWIAVCLFCTSAFAEDSFALHDGDRIVFYGDSITAQQLYTVYAETAIRALHPEWKLRFFNAGVGGDKVSGGVGGAIDERLTRDVFSRQPTVITVMLGMNDRGSDEAALQTYLKGYRHILERFHAEAPKARVLLIGPSPLDDTTRVHDNGNAPLVRYSAAVQQLAKEFGAQFADFNAPVIAALQQAEQQNAVAAVSLIPDRVHPQGAIHLLMAQVLLHAWHYPQNIAEVELDGRKPAVIHADGSHPEHLRSEADGSLSWSELDAPDTIPLGKEDGNVILWRMFAPQPSLGRRMLRVHLPETSRQYQLEIDGKPLGRPVTASELQHGIDIADADTPMRTASRAVYYAAADSQVNQVVRNRLLGPRASGTQAEALLPEAARFFDASVEASQVRADKAATRIEHTFRLLPLAQ, via the coding sequence GTGGGGCGCTGGAAATCGTCTGCATGGATCGCTGTTTGTCTGTTCTGCACATCGGCGTTCGCGGAAGACTCGTTCGCACTGCACGATGGTGACCGCATTGTCTTCTATGGCGACAGCATTACCGCACAGCAGCTTTATACCGTCTACGCAGAGACTGCCATTCGCGCTCTGCACCCTGAGTGGAAGCTGCGATTCTTCAACGCAGGCGTCGGTGGAGATAAAGTCAGTGGTGGTGTCGGTGGAGCAATCGATGAACGGCTGACGAGAGATGTCTTTTCTCGCCAGCCTACTGTCATCACGGTCATGCTGGGCATGAATGATCGAGGTAGCGATGAAGCTGCGCTTCAGACATATCTCAAGGGCTATCGTCACATTCTCGAACGCTTCCATGCAGAAGCTCCTAAGGCTCGCGTCCTGCTGATTGGTCCATCGCCGCTGGATGATACGACACGTGTCCATGACAACGGCAATGCGCCCCTGGTGCGATACTCGGCTGCCGTGCAACAGCTGGCGAAAGAATTCGGAGCGCAGTTTGCAGACTTCAATGCGCCTGTGATCGCCGCACTGCAGCAGGCAGAGCAGCAAAATGCGGTGGCTGCGGTCAGCCTTATTCCGGATCGAGTCCACCCGCAGGGAGCGATCCATCTGCTTATGGCGCAGGTGCTGCTTCATGCCTGGCACTACCCGCAGAACATTGCGGAGGTTGAGTTGGATGGACGTAAGCCCGCGGTGATCCATGCGGATGGCTCGCACCCTGAGCATCTTCGAAGTGAAGCCGATGGCTCGCTGTCATGGTCGGAACTGGACGCTCCGGATACCATACCGCTTGGCAAAGAGGACGGGAATGTAATTTTGTGGCGCATGTTTGCACCGCAGCCTTCTCTCGGACGCCGCATGCTGCGCGTGCATCTGCCCGAGACTTCGCGACAGTACCAGCTGGAAATTGATGGGAAACCGTTGGGGCGCCCGGTAACAGCATCGGAGTTACAGCACGGTATCGATATCGCCGATGCCGATACGCCCATGCGCACCGCTTCGCGGGCTGTGTACTATGCCGCGGCCGATAGCCAGGTGAACCAGGTGGTCCGCAACCGTCTTCTGGGCCCACGAGCGTCAGGTACCCAGGCGGAGGCCTTGCTGCCCGAAGCCGCACGTTTTTTTGATGCCAGTGTGGAAGCATCGCAGGTACGCGCGGACAAGGCTGCTACACGGATAGAGCACACCTTTCGTTTGCTTCCTTTAGCGCAATAA
- a CDS encoding glycoside hydrolase family 31 protein — MVTPDATSGVLLAGDPVHFRKVRSSTDSVWLEGSTTAGKHVAVKVTLSEHLADLEASVAEPGTELRFQTGGAAPAYGLADHAVYQAKYEHAGGQSFNTDVTGFSDDAYLSGQGISRLVSNFVIYPKQQFAELLIDPTTKIVHTSASQIVQGVKHAPAKVHLYYFFGAPHAIYAQYLRVRREAGFKVEMPKYQAFGVGWEAFGALGWDTNTHTVSDSVDRYLQEGYPLKWMVIGSGFWPAEPETMHETTSFGYWDKAKYPDPKALIQHFRDKGLAVMLGLRITFIVGGPYSDEGVKHGYFLQENGQAKVYKGGWPRQPFYLLDAHNPAALNWYMDLVKKWQDYGINGWKEDFYGYAGYDLHDDKVDPTNDRLFAQKQLIIERNGYLSSNGDLHRINDFNFNQDQDRGPVNALALAYSGFPFVYPDIVGGTFGENHFRTARTPKMETYMMRNARWASLHASMGMGEPPWSFRKEVSDVMLASTQLHARIAPYLYSNARKANDDGFPWTMTPLPIAFPGDANAYGRENSSARGYEWMIGDAMLAVPLYGDDYATAITRDIYLPEGRWMDYDTGKVYEGRQTLKGFAMPSTKTPLFIGGSGVTLEEIDGQVRVCVYPIGNASTVQVTLPESDKPITIKVPAIQSLANIKVASSTGANIAARTDGHALTFVPQPGATYVLSGGR; from the coding sequence GTGGTAACGCCCGATGCCACATCGGGTGTGCTGCTGGCGGGCGACCCGGTTCACTTTCGGAAGGTTCGCAGCAGCACTGACTCGGTATGGCTCGAAGGGAGCACCACTGCGGGAAAGCATGTGGCGGTCAAGGTAACGCTCTCCGAGCATCTGGCTGATCTTGAAGCAAGTGTCGCGGAACCTGGAACGGAGTTGCGTTTCCAGACCGGCGGCGCAGCACCGGCCTACGGACTGGCGGACCATGCCGTCTACCAGGCGAAGTATGAGCATGCCGGTGGCCAGTCCTTCAATACCGATGTGACGGGGTTTTCCGATGATGCGTACTTGTCCGGGCAGGGAATCTCCCGGCTTGTCAGCAACTTCGTCATCTATCCAAAGCAGCAGTTTGCCGAGTTGCTGATCGATCCCACAACCAAGATCGTGCACACCTCCGCCAGCCAGATTGTGCAGGGGGTGAAGCATGCACCGGCTAAAGTTCATCTGTACTACTTCTTTGGCGCCCCCCACGCGATCTATGCGCAGTACCTGCGTGTGCGCCGCGAAGCTGGCTTTAAGGTGGAGATGCCCAAGTATCAGGCGTTCGGTGTTGGCTGGGAGGCCTTCGGTGCGCTCGGCTGGGACACCAATACGCATACGGTCAGCGACAGCGTCGACCGTTACCTGCAGGAGGGCTATCCCCTCAAGTGGATGGTCATCGGCTCAGGATTCTGGCCGGCCGAGCCGGAGACGATGCATGAGACGACGAGTTTCGGCTACTGGGATAAGGCAAAGTATCCTGATCCGAAGGCGTTGATCCAGCACTTCCGCGATAAGGGACTGGCTGTCATGCTGGGGTTGCGGATTACCTTCATCGTGGGTGGGCCGTACTCCGATGAAGGTGTGAAGCACGGATACTTTCTGCAAGAGAACGGACAGGCCAAGGTCTACAAAGGTGGATGGCCCAGGCAGCCGTTCTATCTGCTGGATGCACATAATCCAGCAGCTCTGAACTGGTATATGGATCTCGTCAAGAAGTGGCAGGACTACGGCATCAACGGCTGGAAAGAAGACTTCTATGGTTATGCCGGTTATGACCTGCATGACGATAAGGTCGATCCAACGAATGATCGTCTTTTTGCGCAGAAGCAACTGATCATCGAGCGGAACGGATATCTCTCTTCCAACGGCGACCTGCACCGTATCAACGACTTCAACTTCAACCAGGATCAGGATCGTGGCCCTGTGAATGCGCTTGCGCTGGCTTACAGCGGCTTTCCCTTTGTATACCCCGACATCGTTGGCGGAACCTTTGGAGAAAACCACTTCCGCACCGCCCGCACGCCGAAAATGGAAACGTACATGATGAGGAATGCGCGCTGGGCCTCGCTGCACGCATCCATGGGTATGGGTGAGCCACCCTGGAGCTTCCGGAAAGAAGTCTCTGATGTCATGCTGGCCTCCACGCAGCTTCACGCTCGCATCGCCCCATACCTCTATAGCAATGCACGCAAGGCGAATGACGACGGCTTTCCCTGGACGATGACCCCGTTGCCGATTGCCTTCCCGGGCGATGCGAATGCCTACGGTCGTGAAAACTCCTCTGCGCGCGGATACGAGTGGATGATCGGGGACGCCATGCTGGCTGTGCCGCTTTACGGAGACGACTACGCGACGGCCATAACGCGCGATATCTACCTGCCCGAAGGCCGTTGGATGGACTATGACACGGGCAAGGTTTACGAGGGGAGGCAAACCTTGAAAGGCTTTGCCATGCCATCGACGAAAACGCCTCTGTTTATCGGAGGTTCCGGCGTTACGTTGGAGGAAATCGACGGTCAGGTTCGTGTGTGTGTCTATCCCATCGGCAACGCGTCCACGGTGCAAGTGACCTTGCCGGAGAGCGACAAGCCGATCACGATCAAGGTTCCAGCTATTCAGAGCCTAGCGAACATAAAGGTGGCTTCTTCTACGGGTGCCAACATTGCAGCGCGCACGGATGGTCATGCCCTCACCTTTGTACCGCAACCAGGAGCCACCTACGTTTTATCCGGGGGCAGGTAG